The following proteins come from a genomic window of Diceros bicornis minor isolate mBicDic1 chromosome 4, mDicBic1.mat.cur, whole genome shotgun sequence:
- the LOC131401073 gene encoding olfactory receptor 11A1-like: protein MVISPWENRTTIVEFVLRGFSSIRQLNIFLFMMFLVFYILIVSGNIFVILLVLFSYHLHTPMYFFLVNLSFLEIWYTSNIVPKMLLIIIAGQKTISVAGCLAQFYFFGSLAATECLLLAVMSYDRYLAICQPLQYPILMTGPLCFRLAASSWLCCFFLTAITIVLLSRLTFCGPSEIDHFFCDFTPLVHLSCMDTSLTKNIAYATSSAVTVVPFLLITASYSCILVAIVRIPSGTGRQKAFSTCSSHLTMVTVFYGTLIGTYLVPSANSSQLLHKGFSLLYTILTPMFNPIIYSLRNKDIHEALKNCLSKKPGFLRGSKEEKSCICPSDGEPVSEI, encoded by the coding sequence ATGGTGATCTCACCCTGGGAAAACCGGACAACCATAGTGGAATTTGTGCTTCGAGGATTCTCTTCCATCCGACAGctaaatattttcctctttatgATGTTTTTAGTTTTCTATATCTTAATTGTTTCTGGAAACATCTTCGTTATCCTGCTAGTTTTGTTCAGCTAtcacctccacacccccatgtacttcttcctagTGAATTTGTCCTTTCTGGAGATCTGGTATACCTCCAACATTGTCCCCAAGATGTTGCTGATTATCATAGCTGGACAGAAGACTATCTCTGTAGCTGGGTGCTTGGCACAATTCTACTTTTTTGGATCCCTGGCTGCAACAGAGTGCCTCTTGCTGGCTGTGATGTCCTATGACCGATACCTGGCCATCTGCCAACCTCTCCAGTATCCCATCCTCATGACTGGCCCCCTCTGCTTTAGGCTAGCTGCCAGCTCTTGGCTCTGCTGCTTCTTCCTCACAGCAATCACCATAGTCCTGCTATCTAGACTAACCTTCTGTGGACCCAGTGAAATTGACCACTTCTTTTGTGACTTCACCCCTCTGGTCCACCTCTCCTGCATGGACACCTCACTGACCAAGAACATCGCCTATGCCACCTCTTCTGCAGTGACTGTGGTCCCATTTCTCCTCATCACAGCCTCCTACTCCTGCATTCTTGTTGCTATCGTAAGAATTCCTTCTGGCACGGGCCGGCAAaaggccttctccacctgctcctctcaCCTCACCATGGTCACGGTATTTTATGGGACATTGATTGGCACATACCTCGTGCCCTCAGCCAACTCATCCCAACTCTTGCACAAAGGGTTCTCTCTGCTCTACACCATCCTGACGCCCATGTTCAACCCCATCATCTACAGCTTGAGAAACAAAGACATCCACGAAGCCCTAAAGAATTGCTTGAGTAAGAAGCCAGGTTTCCTCAGaggaagcaaagaggaaaagagctGTATTTGTCCAAGTGATGGTGAACCGGTTTCAGAAATTTAG